TGCTGttgaagagagagagggataatTACTCTTAAAGTACTGTAAACTTCAGTTATGCCTATTTGGGCTACATTAAATATTGTATGCCTAGTATCAAATTGCGTACACAATTTTGTAGATTAGACTTTAATTGCTGCAAATTTCAAATAGTTGTTGTGTCTTACACAGTATATACGACAGTGATACCAACTGGCCATAAACTTACCTTTTATGAATTTGTATGCAACATAACATATGATCAGTATTCAGGTCAATCTTTAAAATGTCTTTGAAAAATTAACTCGCATGATAAACATAGCTGAATTCCACACAGTTGAAAAGCATGCTGACATATGAGATCTGAAACAAAAGTTTCTTTGTGGGGAAAACTTAAAATACTTGTTGCCAGTACTGTCTGGAAATCAGATCCAGGCAGGGCCAAGGATACTGGCCAGTCTTTTTAGTCCAAACAGTTTAGGCCTCTCAAGTTGCTATTGGGCATATTAGTCACACATTGTGGTAAATTAACCCAGGTCCCATCAAGCCTAAGTCTTTGACTAAAGGACTTGTACTCCTCACCATTCTGACCCAGTTTTCAACTATCTCCAAGCTGTCTAAAGATATCTATTTTCTACTGAGGTTATGTTACACCATATAACATTTGCAGGTAATGAACTAGTTTGACAGTTGCTGGGGGAGGCAGGAATGGGGAAGGATCAGCATACACGCAACAGGTGTATTTGTCATCTTGTCCATCAAAATTGCCCTTTGCCTGACACAATACTACCAATATGGCTAAGGTAGTTTTAGAATCATCTACAGATAAGTATATTATGGAAGCTACAGAAAGTATGAACTGTGCTATGCTCAAATACTTTTTGTGGGCCAGTGTTTCAGTTTTTAAATGAGCCAATAACAGTTCTATTTCTATGAGCACCTTAAACTTCTTTTCCCCACGAGGTTGTCCCTTTATCCACTTTACTAAGGGGCCAGCCTAAACTTAGGTTATTACTTCAGTTTGGCTGGCCTAACTACAAAATTATGTATACCTACTGTGCATTTTTAGTCTCCTTAAAAATAAGTTATGCCATTTTTGTCACAAAAGGGTACTTACAAAATATATGTACAAGCACTGTTAAGGGTCTGATTCCCAAATATTTGCTCTATGGTTTACAACATATACTTTAGGTACTTTCCTCTAAACATTCTGTATGGCCAGTAGTGAAACTGTTGGCAAATACAGTAATTTAAGTTtaactgtgtatatatgtgtagtttAAATTTTAGCAGCCAAATTGGTTTTATATAACCAATTATTTGGCTCAAAAGCCTTGTTATAATAAATGTACCTTTTAGTAATATTAAAGCTGCCACTGTGTGGTAGCACAGAATTACTGCAACAAAGCCAATATTTAAACCAAAATTAAGCCCTAAAacttttcaaggaaaaaatgttCGAATGTTTGAGCTGTCTGTGTTTAAGTATTTGGGTTTGTGGCCATAAACATGTAGTGCTGCTTTCTTTCAGCACAACTGCACTAGGTTAATGTAAATTTGTGTAAACTATTTAGTTTTAAATGTCATTGTATTTGAGTCACTTGTAATTGGTCAGTTTTCAATAGTTAGATGATGAACTTGTGAAATTGAGATGCTGTGAAATAAAACTTGCTTTTGATACCTATGTTTTCTGACTCTCTTGAGAATTTTTTCACAAAGGAAAACCCCTTCTCTGAGATGGGTAATAGTGGGAAGAGTAAAACAGTTATTAATGCTGAAGTCCCTTTTTTTAGTGTTGAACTCAGCAAACTCTATTAACATTAACTCTATTAACTATTAATATAACTATTAACAAAAACTCTATTAAcataaaaatgaatcaatacaCAATGCTGTTTTTCTGATTTATTAAGACATTTTTCACAAGGTTTCTTCAATTAGAAGTTCCTAAGgggaacaagaagaaaaattattgaaaacaatgaaacctagaaaaaaattaagggtaTATTCAAGTGTGACAGATCTACTTACTTTGAAACAATACCATCATTTTTTGCCAGTCGGAGAATAGAGTCATCAGATTCCCCCTTAAATAAAGATTAATTTGAATTAGTTTTATGTCAAATCAGCTATAGGATATTAAAAGTTTCAGTTGAGTAACTGAAAAGGTTTTTTCAGAAATCTAGTGAGATTATGACCATGTTAAACCTCACAAAAAAAGTGGAGACAGCACTGCAGAATGCTTTTTATGTGAGGTAGACCACATCCTTGCCTTTATTAggggggaaagagcactggatctgacAACCCAACCCAAAGTCTTGACTACAGCTACAGGGCAGATAGTGTTGCGCTTTTTCACTAATGATGTCAAGATTTAATCCAATGTAATGTCATCTAAAACAAATCATACCTAACTAGGAATCTTTTCTCCATCATGTAACTTACGCAGTTCACTCTACTTTTGGACAACTCAAATTAAgcaaatttttctttacatcatacTAAAAGGTGCTTTTGTAAATTACTCTTTatttaattcctcttccacatatTAAACCCTTCAAGTAGTTTACAACAGCTACCCTGTCCTCTACCTTATGTCTTTTTCTTCAAGACTAACTGAACAGCTACTGGACCcacttttttttcagaatgtaAGTAGACAGAATGCTTGTATAAACCTGTGATCCTACCACTCACATTCAGTTACAATTCTCAAACCTtattctccattttctcatcatgTGCTTACTAATGTTCTCAAATTTGTCACCtacttaaagagaaaaaatactcACCATTCTACGAATTGCTCCACAAATTGCATAGGTTTTAAACTGGCCATTGAATCTGCCTGTAACCTTGTCAACCTAAAAGAAGATAATTATGGTTCACTTTACAAttagaaaaaattatttctatttttataagcTATCTATGGAAAAAACACCATTCAATATCTGGAAAAAGTACACATTTGTATGCAGATGTGTTGCAGCATGTTTGGGTTTCTAAGTAAATTAGGATATTGTTGCTTGACAAGGAAAGGCAATTATTCAGCATTATACGAGGTAAAAAATAATCTGTCATACTACACTTCAGCCGAAATCTTTTCAGAGCTTTATTCACCTTCTTACAGAATTTGAATCTCCATAGGATCGTTCAAGCTTTTGCTCATTGGTGAATGCCCATCACcaattttcctggctttttactttgctttttagGCTACAGCACATCTGGATGCCAGTGTTCCTTACAACAGAGCTACTCATTCCCAACGTTAACTAAGAACTTCCAAATTTCCTGGCTTCTAAACCATCAATCTGTAATCTAGTTCCCAACGTATGTAAAAAgattaattatttcaaatttcaGGACGAATAGCAAGCAGCTGACAAGCCAGTAACCCTGAATTCTGGTTCTTGACTCAACATTTACTGTGACTTTGCATGATTTTAGACAAACTGCTTAACCTTTCTTGGCTTCAGCTTCCAGATCTGTAAAACGTGGACAACAGCACCTACTTTGGGGCTGTTCTGAGGCCCAAACAACATATAATGAGCTTTGCACACCTTGAAGTGCCACACTGAAAGCTAATTATTGCTGTTCTACCCCCAGTCCTCCATTTATTCCTAAGACGAGGTTCTACACTGGCAGGTTCCCGAGATGACACCAGTTTGGCCTCATCTGCCAGTAACTGACCCCCGGAGACCGTCCCCTCCGGCCCGGGCGGCGCTCACCTCGGCCACGTTCATCTGGATGGACGCGTGGTCCTTGGCCCCGATGATCCTGTTGCTCGCAGAGCTGCGGGGAGAAGGGTCCGAGTCAGGCAAGCTCGGCGGGGGGTCGGGACGGGGAAAAAGGTTGGGGAGCGCATGGGCGGGGGGTTGGGGTGTCTAATTGGGGTCCGGGCACCGCGGAAGCAGCAAGAGAGATCCTTGCTCACCATTTCCGCGGCACGTACAGATCCACGAACTCTCCGGCGTCGTTCTGCATGTCGGAGGCTGTGGTACCTGCGGAAAGCAAAGATCCACCGCTGGGAGTATGCAGAGACCCAGCCTCGAGGCTTCCCGCCTCCCTTCTAAGACTGACCACGAGGATTGATTTCCGACCCGCGCGGACACACTGCCGGCCAACCCAAGAGCTTGGGCGGCGGCTGAAGCCCACCCCTGGACACCAGGCCTAGGCCCTGGATCTAAGAAATTACCGCGGGGGAGCGGGGTCCTGGGTGAGGGGTAGTGGACTCTTGGGGGCGCAGAGAAATCTCTTACCGAGTGCAAACGCGAAAGCGgcggaagaggaaaaggaggaggcacTTCTCCAAGCACGGCTAAGAGAGGTCGGAGGCGGGACCGCAGGAAGTACTTCCGGGGCACAACGCAGCAGCGGAGCACTGAGTCTGCGCACTGTGTCCgaatcccttccttctttcccctcccaccttcaCTTCCTCTAGGCGGCCCGAGGGTGCTGCCCGTGTCTGTCTTACTAAACCGGAATAATACAACTCATCCAGAACGTAGCTTGAGTCTCCTGCTGAATTAATTGTTCCCCGTGCCCTGTAAGTGGCGTATATGCGATGGCGTCCCTCATCACCCCCCACTTTGCCCCATGTGCGACGGAGTGGTACATACGCAGAGGGCGTTCTCACCCCCAGTGTCCATTAATGGTACATCCCTGGagcctagctgcccccatcttcTGTGAGTGGTATCTCCCCCAACAGACATCCCCCGCCCCTCCCAAACCCCAGAGTACTATTCTTTAGTGGATTTCACCTTTCCCGTCTACACCTTCCTGTCCTCTACTTCAGTGAAGGAGACATCCCCAACTGTTCCCATATCCCGTCTCCTAGGAGTACATCCCAATGGATTTCACCCCTGTCGTCTACACCCCGCCTCCATTGTAGTGAAGGATGTTCACACACCCCATAAAAGTGTTCTATCCCATATCCCCAGATTACTACATCTGTCCCCAGTGGCCTCTACCCAATAGTCTCTCCATAGGTTTATTCGTTCACCAGCTGTTTTGAATGGTAGGAGAAGCACGGTGCTgggagaggacctgggtttgaattctgattctaCTACTTACTGACCGGGTGACCTCGGACTAGTCTCTTCACCTCTCAGTGTCTCCAAAagtcataaatttaaagctggaaagaaaggTTCCTTAaagatcatcaaatccaaccccctcgttttacaattatggaaactgaagcccaggaagcTTACCATTTGtataaaatcaataaatcaagcatTTACGAAATACTTATGTCCCGAGCACTTATACTAATCGctgaggatacaaggacaaaaaaaaaagcaagcttcTTTGCTCTCaaagggagatgagaagggagacaaATTTGATTGTGTATATaagtctatgtgtgtatatatatatgtatatatacgcatacgtatgtatacacatgtatacacacgtgtgtatgctcagatatgtatgcacacatacatgtttgtatgcacacatatatgcatgtatcacTGTCCTTCCTTTTaaagaggatcagtgacatcaGGAGGTGATGTTatgacttgtatgtgaattggatttaagtgagaccgAGTTtaacaaagttgtcagcctctctcttccagagtcatcaaagtccggtgacaagacaaaaatcaggaaaCCGATGATGGCCCTGGATGCGCAGTGGATGGCCTTCGCATCTtttatgtctgaccaagctctaggcaCTCCACAGCCCTGCTTCAGCGGCCTCATggatgttggaacaaattgttctcataagCCCATTCTGGAAGTTCTTATATGCTGGGAATAGATATCCTCTTAACTCAGTGCCAGTTTCGAGGcctcttggttaccctcaacctggtttaacccatctgccaaGATTGTCTTACCCATTGTGTGGCTGCTGAGCATgttacagtttcttggagccacaagtggaGAGTTGAGTAAAAGATGGACACCAAAAGTGTGTTAGTGTCCTTGAAAAGGGCCTGGCGTGCCCTCATACCAGaaagtatgtacaaaataaaggaaatggttGGAGGGGGTGCAAGTAGCTGAGGTAAAAGGCTTCCTTAAGAAAAGTCTACTTGAgttcagtcttgaaggaagtgagggattctgtgaagtagagatgaagaggaaggcaTTGGGGTGAGGTGGAGGGAGGGTTGGGGGTTGGAATGGGCAATGCAATGGCACAGACCTAGAAGATGGaagtgtttaaaataaaatttaagttcagtaaacatttatgaaacacttagTATGTATATggtgggggcagttaggtgccagccctagagtcaggaggacgaCTTCAAAGTCTGAGTTTGTACAtacttagtgtgtgtgtgtgtatatatatatatatatatatatatatatatatatatatatatatatatatatatgcatactaagtgtttcataaatgattactgaatttaaattttattttgaaaaatgatgtattaaataatttaataaatatttcttcctaAATCTGTATGACATCAGGCAAGcttcagtttgttcatctataaGACGAgcaggttggagtagatgatctctgaagcccCGTCTGGCTCTGTCTGGACCTATGACCCTGTGATCTCTTGCCTGAACTATTGTAACATATAAGTCCTAATTGGTCGACCCATCTTaagtctcttcccctcctcaaatcCATTCCCCATATGGTTATCAAAATAACATTCCCATGGCAAAGGCTTGTCCATGTACTTTCCTACTCAAAAACGTGCAGTTATTGTCCCTAGGATAAAGTAAAAACACCATTCCAGGCTTTCCCTAATTtgactccaatctacctttccattaTATTTGACATTACTCCTTTTCCCATACTCAACATTCCAACTAAATTGGACTACTAGTTATTTCCCTAAACTTGAAATGCCATCTCCCACCTCAATGTAGTCACATGAACTGTGTTCCCTGTTTGTAGAATGCACCCCTTCCTCTTCATCACCTTTCAGGGAATTGCCTAAAGAACTTTATGGATACACAGGTGATTCACCAGCcagtttagatttttaaaaaagtataaagaTGTAAGCAAGGGCAGCTAAAGAAGGTTGACTTCCAAACTTGACATAGTCTTCTAAGAATTGTGTCAAGTAGCAAAGATCACAATATGGTGAAGTTGGCAAGGAAAGCTGAGAATAGCCAAAAgggttggtttgggttttttaaagctCTATTATgggaaagaggaagatcaaaATGGAAGGCAGTGCGGTGGAGTGAGAAGGGCActccatttggagtcagaagaccttgtttaaaatcccagctctgctatttaatacctttatgaccttgagcaaatcatttaatgactctggacctcagtttcctcatctctaaaaggagggCTTTTGACTAGACAGCTCCTGAGATCCTTCCACCTCTTAATCTATGGTCTGAGGAGATGAGCCCACTGCTATAGGACAATGATACCCAATGACAGAGAAAGATGATATAAATATAACATGGatattaaatatgttaaatataatatgaagacaaaatatgaagtcctctatttggcttttaaagcccttgactgcttcctacctttctagtcttctcataccttcctctcctccacaCACATTATAAGTCAGTGAGAATttcctcctggctgttccttgcAGGAGCTACTCCATCAGGTGACTGCATTCTCCCTCACTgactctcatgcctggaattctctccctcctcatctcccccctcccGCCTTCTCTGCTACCTTCAAGTTTTAGCTGACATCCCACCTCCTGCAAGGAGATTTTCTGACCTAATGCTAGTGCCCAGTGGGAGTGGATATgaaaggtgagggagaggggaaacCTGGAGGATGCCTCTGACACTGCACACCTGCTTGTTTGGAAGGACAGTAGTGCCCTCAACAGAACCTGGGAACTTAGGAAGAGAGGAGcattgaggagagataatgagttgttttggacactttgagtttgaaatgccatCCAGCTGCAGATGTACAATAGACAGTGAAGCGATGCAAGAGTGGAATTCTAGAGAGAGGCGGTGGCTGGATATGATGTAGGACTGCTATGCAGAGAGATGGAAATTGAATCCCTGGGAACTTAGGGGATCACTGAAAAAtgaagtagagagagaagaaccaaggACACTCATACACTGGTGCTGAGACCAGGCTAATAGTCCAGCAGGGAATTAGCAACCGGACAGTAgaattaggataataatactaCCTGATTTGCATTTGATCCTTGGAGAGGACCAAAGGAGGTAAAACATGTTAATCTGTTATAATTCTTAAAGCATTTATATACATGGGAGCTGTTAGTGTTATTTTTCATTATAACTTTCTCTAGCATCTATTTTAGATAGTGATACATATTTTTGGAAGAACTCCTAGTGTTAATGTTCGTTTGGGGtgtttttgtattaaaatatATCACTGTCTAAATTTGCTGAATCTGATAGGTAGCTAGGTGAAACAATGTATAAAGTGCTGTGtctagaagacctaagttcaaatccagcctcagacacttactgactctgggcaaggcacttaacctctgtctcaatttccccatctgtaaaatactgCTATTAATAGTACTTGTCTCTCAGGgttagggcagctagatagcacagtgggtagagtgctggccctgaagtcaggaagactcatctggcctctgacatttaccagctgtgttaccctgggcaagtcataaccctgtttgcgtcaattcctcatctgtaaaatgagccgaagaAGAACATGGTAAACCGCTCCTTTATCCTCTCCAcgaaaacctccaatggggttACGAAGTATTAGACACGACTGAGCAACgacaaaaaaaatctctcagggttgttatgaggatcaaatgagacaatatttgtagagctttgaaaaccttaaagcactaaatatatACTAGGTTTTATTACTATTAATTCCCTAATCACCTTGATCACATTACAGGATGGAGGCCTTTGACTGGAAGCATCTGAAGGACTCCTCCCCATGTGTAAGCTGCCTACTCACACTTTGATGAGAGGACACAGAACTCCTCATCAATTCTCAATGATCAGAGCTGCCTTTAAGATGCTTCCcttaaataagatatacaggcaggcaatgggggatagaaatctatcccaccctacaagaaagtaaggggaagagtgataggggtgggggggaacagggtgatagaagggagggcaaactggggaaaggagcaatcagaatccatgacatcttggggtggggagggtagagatggggagaaattgtaactcaaaatcttgtggaatgaatgttgaaaactaaaaataaatttaaaaaaaacagatgctTCCCTAGCTGGGATTCCACGGGATCATACCCTATGGAGTATCACATACAAACAAATCTTAGGACCTCCACAATATATGTGCgtttatttataaagtatttactCTACTAATGTATCACGTATGTAAGGAGGGAAGGATTTTgttctcaccaccaccaccaccataactGATATACTCAcagaaagcaaagaataaaagGCAGATGAGTTAATAGGGTGTTAACAACCTTTATAAAGAGTGAATGCCTTTATTTGATGGATTTATAGGGAGGAAACTCATTGGAAGAGCAAAAATTGGACATGCCATTCTAGGACTTTAAAAAGCTAAACCCTGGACAAATTTAGGGAGTTCAGGTGAGTGAGTTCAATCTGGAGCCAGAAGTAGCAGAGGAGGACCCTGAAAGGGAATTACTCTTGGGAGAAAAaagttttctcctctcctcccttccccttctttcttctctcctctactaccctcttctcccctttattTTCTGCCATACATTAATGGTGCCAAAGCCTTATTGTTCTCACTAAAATATTGTTAGCTATAATATTTTTAGTGAGAATAAT
This region of Trichosurus vulpecula isolate mTriVul1 chromosome 3, mTriVul1.pri, whole genome shotgun sequence genomic DNA includes:
- the RPS21 gene encoding 40S ribosomal protein S21, which translates into the protein MQNDAGEFVDLYVPRKCSASNRIIGAKDHASIQMNVAEVDKVTGRFNGQFKTYAICGAIRRMGESDDSILRLAKNDGIVSKNF